The genomic window AGACCTCTCAACTGACTCTGTGGACATGATATCATTTCCCAGGGATGCTTTGGTGTGGATAGCCCACCGGCCGGGAATGGATAAAATCAATTCTGCATTTTATTATGGACACGATCTTGGAGGAGGAGAGACCCCCGAGGAAAAGATGAAGCTGGGATATTCTTACTGCGTGGATACGGTTAGCGAATTTTTAGGAAACATCTACATCAACAATTACGTAGCCATCGACATGGATGGTTTCAGAGAGCTTATAGATGACATCGGCGGCGTAGAGATCTACGTGGAAGAGGACATGTATGACCAAACCCGAGGAGGAGCCCTGTTTGCAGAAAAAGGCCTTCAAACACTAAACGGTTACCAGTACCTCGCATACGTAAGGGACAGGGGAACAGACAGCACCAAGGACAAGGACAGGGTGGCCAGAACCCAGGAATCATTTGAAATTGTCTTCAACCAGCTTAAAGAGCAGAATATGATAAGGCTCATGCCCCAACTGATAAACAACTACAGAAAAAACATCGACACAAATCTCAGCTTAAGCGAGATGGCTGCCCTTGGGATTTATGCCCAAAAGATAGAGCTAGGCAAGATGGGCAGGTACGTCGTAGAAGGGGAGTACGAGTACAGAGACAACAATATATACTATATACCAAACGAGGAGGCTAGGATAGACCTTGTAAAAGAGGTCTATGGCATAGACTTCCTTCCGGAAAGATAAAATAATAAACGCATGGTTATCCGTGCCAAGGAGGATGCTTCATGAAAGTAAGAAAAGCGATAATACCGGCTGCAGGATTGGGAACAAGATTTTTGCCTGCCACCAAGGCAATGCCCAAGGAGATGCTTCCAATAGTAGATAAGCCGACTATCCAGTACATTATTGAAGAAGCAATAGAATCAGGAATCGAAGAGATACTTATAATAACAGGCAGAAGCAAAAGAGCCATAGAAGACCATTTTGACAAATCCGTAGAGCTTGAACTTGAGCTTAAAGAAAAAAACAAGGATGAGCTCTTAAAATTGGTTCAGGATATTTCCGAGATGGTAAACATAAATTATGTCAGGCAAAAAGAAGCTAAAGGTCTGGGACACGCTGTTTTGTGTGCAAAAACCTTCGTAGGCAATGAGCCTTTTGCAGTCTTGCTTGGGGACGATATTGTGTACACTGAAGATAAGCCTGCCCTTAAGCAGCTAATAGAAGTGTATGATAAGAAAAAAGCATCAGTTCTAGGCGTGCAAAGCGTGAAACATGAAGATGTAAGCAAATATGGAATAGTATCAGGTGAAAAAATCGGGGACAGGCTATTTACCGTGGACGACCTGGTGGAAAAGCCTGCACCTGAAGACGCCCCAACTAATGTAGCTATTCTTGGAAGATATATTATAACTCCTGAGATATTTAGTATATTGGAGCACACGGGAAAAGGCGCCGGTGGCGAGATTCAGCTTACCGACGCACTTAAGGAACTTGCCGGACAGGAAGCTATGTTCGCATATGACTTTGAAGGCAAGAGATACGACGTAGGAAACAAGCAGGGGTTCTTGGAAGCGACTGTGGAATTTGCCCTTAGAAGAGACGACCTGAAAGATGAGTTTGCAGAATATCTTAGGGGATTGAAGATATAGCTAAGGGTTCGCTAAAGCTCACGAAAATGGCGCAACGCGGGTGTTTCAAGTAATAAGTTCTAAGATATAAGTAAAAGCAGGAAGTTGGAAAGTGGTTAGTTGGAAAGTTGGAAAGTTGGAAAGTTGGAAAGGAAAAACCTTTTAATTACTTAAATCTTACAACTTTTTTACGAGACGGAGTCTCATTTCTCGACTGCATAGCAGTCATTTCCCGTAGGGCGAAGCCCTGCGTCCCACAGTCGCTTCAGCGACTAAACGACCGTTTAACATGTATTCCCCGACCCACCACCTATTACACTCTGCCGTATGGCCGCCAAAGGAAGGACAATAATATGAATCATCCTATAGTGATATACCTGACGTGTCTAGGCATTGCCGTAGCCCTTACCCCAATCGTATCTAAGCTCGCACTGGCTATAGGGGCTGTAGACAAGCCCAACACGAGAAAAGTTCATACTAAGCTGATGCCTACCTTGGGTGGATTGGCCATATTCGGTGCATTTTACATCGGTCACCTTCTGTTTGAATATCCCCACTTTCAGTTCAACGGAATATTCATAGGAAGCCTGATCATTGTTGCTACGGGAATAATAGACGACAAATACGAGCTAAGTCCCAAAGCGAAGATTTTAGCCCAAATTGCTGCAGCTACCGTAGTCATATTCTCTAGTCAGCTTTACTTTAGATCAATCGATCTTCCCATCATAGGGGAGATAAGGCCGGGTTATTTCGGTTACGTACTGACTTATATCTGGATAATAGGCATAACGAATGCCATCAATCTTATAGACGGCTTGGACGGCCTGGCATCGGGAGTGGCGTCGATAACTTTCCTTACGATGTTCGTTCTGGCTACCAACATGAACGACTATTTCGTAATGACATATGCGCTTATACTTGCGGGCAGCAGCACAGGATTTCTCGTCTATAATTTTCACCCTGCGAAGATTTTCATGGGGGATACGGGAGCCATGTTCTTAGGGTACATAATATCGGTATTAGCATTAATGGGCTTTAAGAATGCCATGTTCATATCATTTGTGGTGCCCATACTCATACTGGGAGTGCCGGTTTTTGACACGATGTTTGCCATAATAAGAAGGAAGCTCAGAGGACAGTCTTTTGCCCAAGCGGACAAAGAGCATCTTCATCACCTCTTGATGAGCAGCAACGCGTCTCAGACAAAAACTGTGCTGATAATATATATGATCAGCGCCCTGTTCAGCGCCGTAGCGATAATATATAGCCTGGTTTCACCAAATGTCGGTTTAATAATACTTGTTTTGGTTTATATTTTTATTGAAGTGGTAGCAGGGAAGATGGGGCTTTTGGACAAGTATTTTTTCCCTTTTTCCAAAGTCGTAAAGAAGTTAAACAATACAAGCAAGAGCAAAGACTAAAAAATGATGAAAGGAATGAACACATGAAGCACAACACAAAGAGGATAATTACTGCAGCGATAGCACTCATGATAGTATTTACCCTAGTCCTAACGCCTCTGCTGGCTATTTAAGGCGGGGTGTATGGTTCTGTGGACAACTAACATGGGTGATGGTATAATATTTAACAGGCGCTTAACAAACAAGCCCTAGAAAATAACAAATAAGAACTTGGAGTATAGGTGATAAAATGAGAAGAGTACTTACTTACGGGACATTTGATCTTTTGCACGAGGGACACATAAACATATTAAAGAGGGCAAAAGAGCTTGGAGACTACCTAATAATAGGTCTGTCAAAGGACGAATTTAATGCCATCAAGGGCAAGGAGCCTTCATATTACAGCTACGAGGCCAGAAAGAAGCTTTTAGAGGCTATCAGGTATGTGGATCTTGTAATACCTGAAATGAACTGGGAACAAAAGATAGACGACGTGAAGAAATACGATGTTGACGTGTTCGTTATGGGCGACGATTGGGAAGGCAAGTTCGACTTTTTAAAGGAATATTGCGAAGTAGTTTATTTGCCGAGAACCGAAGGCATATCCACTACAAAAATCAAAGATGATTTAAAGAAAAAGATCGAAAATTTGCTTTAAACATTTCAAGATGCATTAAATAGCTTAATGCTTAGACAGAGATGCATAATGCATCTCTTTTTTTATAGAAAATAAAGAAGGAGAGTACAGTGATATGATGGATTGCCTTATCCCTGATATTATGAAGGAGAGTATCCGAAAAGAGATCGATCTAAATAATGCAGTAATAGACAATACCAAAAGTCAGGTAAATCTGGATGATGAAATCAGCAAGCCTCTGGTCAGAACGCTGTCTGATCATTATGCGGAGTATCTGGATAAAGGAAAAATTATTATGATCAGCGATATACTGTTTGACGGCAGGTATGAAGCTGACTTAATCCAGAGAATTAAAAACATTGTTCAAGCAATTGTTTTGGAATCCTTCGCAAAGAGCAACGGTTTGGATTTAAATGATCTCCCCGGGGATATGAGGGTAGCTACAGCCGGATTGAAGATCGATGACTTTGCTTTTGATAACGACAAGGCTTGCATAACCCTTTCAGGCAAGACTGATCTTGAAGACCCGTCTGTCTTGTTGCTTGACGAGAAAGAATCCATATTCAAAAAAGCTCATGCCAAAGAGGGAAAACTGTTCTTTGATGTGATTGGCCTGTTAAAGCAAAAAAAATACAGGGTATTTGTCTTGGACAAAGCCAAGGTCTACAGTTTAATAAGCGCAGATCCGGATGTGATCTCTGTGGAGCCTTATGCTTTTCACAAAAACGTCATGTACATCCTGTCCTATGAAAATAAAGGCATATGCATAGCAAAAAAATCGATCAGAAGCGACATAAGGATCAAAGATGCAGATATCATAGAAGAGGATATTATCTTAAAAATTGATATCCGGGAGAATGTCAAGCATTGCCGAGTCTACATAAAGGGAAGAAAAACGAAGGAAGTGTTAAAGATTCCCGCTGAACTGGATGACAAGGGAGAAATGGCATGTGTAATCGATACGAAAGAGCTGCCAGAAGAGAAGTTTTCAGATGTATATGTTTATACAAAGACTGATGCCTGGGAAAAGATAGAGGTGCTTTCAGGTAAAGAAGCCTATTTCGAAAAAAAGGGGCTTGCAGGTAAAATCGAGTTTGCGGTCGTTACCACTAAAGGCAGGGCAATAGCCATTGAAAGAGTAAACCAAGGCCGATGGATAACCAGAAGACAAAACGTCATCAGAGGCAAGCTCATGAAGCTGATTCAGCAAAAGACGGAGGCAGACAAGAACATAGCCATATTTGAAAGTTACGGAGGACGTCAGTATAGCTGCCATCCAAGGGCTATTTACGAATACATCCAAAAACAAAGGCCGGACATAAAGTGCATATGGAGCGTGGATAAAGGCAACGAGAAGGTATTTAAAGAAAATAATATACCCAGGGTAAGGAGATTTTCTCTTAAGTGGATTTGGCTGATGTCAAAGGCAAGGTATTGGGTCAGCAATGCGAGATTTCCTTTGTGGGTAAGAAAGCCTGAAAAGACAGTTTACCTGCAGACCTGGCACGGGACTCCCCTTAAGCGTCTGGGCGCTGACATCGAGGCAGTTTTCATGCCGGGGACAGATACCTTTACCTATAATAGAAATTTCTATAGAGAATCCAGAAACTGGGACTATATGGTTTCCCCCAACAGGTTCTCCACCAACGTTTTTTCCCGAGCATTCGTCATAGACAAGGAAAATATAATTGAGAGCGGTTCTCCAAGGAACGACTTTCTAATAAGAAACAAAAACAACGAACAATT from Alkalibacter saccharofermentans DSM 14828 includes these protein-coding regions:
- the galU gene encoding UTP--glucose-1-phosphate uridylyltransferase GalU, coding for MKVRKAIIPAAGLGTRFLPATKAMPKEMLPIVDKPTIQYIIEEAIESGIEEILIITGRSKRAIEDHFDKSVELELELKEKNKDELLKLVQDISEMVNINYVRQKEAKGLGHAVLCAKTFVGNEPFAVLLGDDIVYTEDKPALKQLIEVYDKKKASVLGVQSVKHEDVSKYGIVSGEKIGDRLFTVDDLVEKPAPEDAPTNVAILGRYIITPEIFSILEHTGKGAGGEIQLTDALKELAGQEAMFAYDFEGKRYDVGNKQGFLEATVEFALRRDDLKDEFAEYLRGLKI
- the tagD gene encoding glycerol-3-phosphate cytidylyltransferase, with amino-acid sequence MRRVLTYGTFDLLHEGHINILKRAKELGDYLIIGLSKDEFNAIKGKEPSYYSYEARKKLLEAIRYVDLVIPEMNWEQKIDDVKKYDVDVFVMGDDWEGKFDFLKEYCEVVYLPRTEGISTTKIKDDLKKKIENLL
- a CDS encoding LCP family protein, which encodes MKNKKLIISILVAILVISTAWGINKYRDLRDAQRIFLKQQEIQRKIAEEKLEAREDLKTVYQEDRINILLLGFDKNESRLDRYRLFRPDGIVLVSIDLSTDSVDMISFPRDALVWIAHRPGMDKINSAFYYGHDLGGGETPEEKMKLGYSYCVDTVSEFLGNIYINNYVAIDMDGFRELIDDIGGVEIYVEEDMYDQTRGGALFAEKGLQTLNGYQYLAYVRDRGTDSTKDKDRVARTQESFEIVFNQLKEQNMIRLMPQLINNYRKNIDTNLSLSEMAALGIYAQKIELGKMGRYVVEGEYEYRDNNIYYIPNEEARIDLVKEVYGIDFLPER
- a CDS encoding CDP-glycerol glycerophosphotransferase family protein — its product is MMDCLIPDIMKESIRKEIDLNNAVIDNTKSQVNLDDEISKPLVRTLSDHYAEYLDKGKIIMISDILFDGRYEADLIQRIKNIVQAIVLESFAKSNGLDLNDLPGDMRVATAGLKIDDFAFDNDKACITLSGKTDLEDPSVLLLDEKESIFKKAHAKEGKLFFDVIGLLKQKKYRVFVLDKAKVYSLISADPDVISVEPYAFHKNVMYILSYENKGICIAKKSIRSDIRIKDADIIEEDIILKIDIRENVKHCRVYIKGRKTKEVLKIPAELDDKGEMACVIDTKELPEEKFSDVYVYTKTDAWEKIEVLSGKEAYFEKKGLAGKIEFAVVTTKGRAIAIERVNQGRWITRRQNVIRGKLMKLIQQKTEADKNIAIFESYGGRQYSCHPRAIYEYIQKQRPDIKCIWSVDKGNEKVFKENNIPRVRRFSLKWIWLMSKARYWVSNARFPLWVRKPEKTVYLQTWHGTPLKRLGADIEAVFMPGTDTFTYNRNFYRESRNWDYMVSPNRFSTNVFSRAFVIDKENIIESGSPRNDFLIRNKNNEQLIEKIKRSHGIPLDKKVVIYAPTWRDDQFFAKSKYKFSTALDLEKLKRELGDEYVVILRMHYLVADDIDLTGFEDFAYNISTGDITQLYLISDILVTDYSSVYFDYAVLGRPMVFFMYDIEDYRDRLRGFYLDVDSFVPGPIVKTNEELASEIKRANPDNENLKRFLKQFCALEDGEATKRVCEKIFKT
- a CDS encoding MraY family glycosyltransferase, giving the protein MNHPIVIYLTCLGIAVALTPIVSKLALAIGAVDKPNTRKVHTKLMPTLGGLAIFGAFYIGHLLFEYPHFQFNGIFIGSLIIVATGIIDDKYELSPKAKILAQIAAATVVIFSSQLYFRSIDLPIIGEIRPGYFGYVLTYIWIIGITNAINLIDGLDGLASGVASITFLTMFVLATNMNDYFVMTYALILAGSSTGFLVYNFHPAKIFMGDTGAMFLGYIISVLALMGFKNAMFISFVVPILILGVPVFDTMFAIIRRKLRGQSFAQADKEHLHHLLMSSNASQTKTVLIIYMISALFSAVAIIYSLVSPNVGLIILVLVYIFIEVVAGKMGLLDKYFFPFSKVVKKLNNTSKSKD